The segment TCTCGGCGAGTGACGTGGCGCTCGACGGCCCGCGCACGCTGCTCGTGACCTGGAGCGATGGTTCGCGCACCCCGCTCCCCGCCCGGCTGCTTCGGCAGCAGTGTCCCTGCGCGGCCTGCGTGGACGAGTGGACCCACCAGCGGACCCTGAAGCCAGAGACCGTTCCCGCAGATATATCGATTCAGGAGCTGCGGCCCACGGGCAACTACGCGGTACAGCTCGCCTTCAGCGACGGGCATTCGACCGGCATCTTCACCTGGGTCTACCTGCGCGAGCTGACGGCCAAGTCGGTCCTCGGCACGTAGCAGCTACTTCACCAGCCGCAGGTGCCCGCGGCGGATGCCGGGCGTGGGCTCGGCGTTCGGCGTCGTGGCCTGGGCCTCGCTGGGCGCGGGCTGGGCCGGCGCCTGCGACGCGCGCGCCTTGCGCTTCTCACCCCAGAGCGCCTGCGGCCGGTTCATCTCCAGCTCCTCGAGGCTGTAGCCCTCGCGCTGCAGGCGGGCCAGCGCGGCCTCCACCATCTCCTCGGGGAGGTCCTCGGGGAAGATCGTGGGCTGATCGGTCTGGTCCGGCTGGGACATCGCGAACACGGCGCTCCAGGGCACCGACACCGGGAACCACGCGCCGTTGAAGCGCAGCGTCTCGCGCACGCCCCAGTCGTTCACCACGAGATCCGCGCGGCCCTTGGCGTGGTTGAAGTTGAGGCGCAGCCATTCCTGGTTCTTCAAGTAGTCGGGCACGCGGACGCCAGGCCGGCGGGCGTCGAGGTGCAGCATCACCACGCCCTTCTGGACCAGGCCGTTGAGGCTGCTCTGCTTGTCGGCGGGCGTACCCATGCTCATTCCCCGGCTCGGGACCCCGAAAATCGGGGGGTCACGGCCCTTACATACTCGATCCTGGGGGTGTCGTGCTCGCCGTCGAGAAAATCGTCATTTCCGCCGGGGGCGCATGCCCCGCTCGATGTCGCGGGCGTGCTCGCGGGCCTTGATGTCCTGCCGGCGATCCTCGTGCGTCTTGCCCTTGCAGAGCGCCAGCTCGACCTTCGCGCGGCCGTTCTTGAAGTAGAGCGAGAGTGGGATGAGCGTGTAGCCGCCCTTGGTGATCTTGGCGGCGAGGTGGTCGAGCTCCGAGCGGTGCAGGAGCAGCTTGCGCGAGCGGACGGCGTCGGTGTGGCCATACGCGCCCGCGTGGGAATACGGCGTGATCTTGCAGTTGATGAGGAAGAGCTCGGTGCCCTTGGGGACGCCGTACGCGTCGGAGAGGACCGCGTTGCCCTCGCGCAGCGCCTTCACCTCGGAGCCGCGCAGCTCCAGGCCGGCCTCGAGCTTCTCCTCGATCGAGAAGTCGAAGCGCGCGCGCCGGTTCTGGGCGATCACCTTGATGTGATCGCTCTTCTTCTCGGGCTGCGGTGCATGCTTGCCGGCCATTGGGACGCGCCTTCTAGCACGCGCGCGTGCGCACGCGGGCCCAGATAGACGCGCGAGACGCCGACTTCCCGACTAGCCGATTGCGACGTTGTCGATCAGCCGCGTCTTGCCCACGAACGCGGCCACGAGCAGCCGAGCGGGCCCGTCCACGCGGGTCAGCGCCTCGAGCGACTGGCTGTCCACGAGCTGGACGTAGTCCTCGCGGGCGTCGGCGGCCCGCAGCTCCACGCGCACGCGCTCGAGCAGCTTGGCCACGTCGCGCTCGCCCTTCGTGCACGCGTCGCGCGCGGCGAAGATTCCCTTCGACAGCGCCAGCGCGCGCTGCCGCTCGTCGGCCGTGAGGTACGAGTTCCGCGAGCTCATGGCCAGCCCGTCGGCCTCGCGGATGATGGGCATGCCCACCACGTCGATGCCGAAGTTCAGATCGTGGTTCAGGCGCTGGAGCACGCGCAGCTGCTGAAAGTCCTTCTCGCCGAAGAGCGCCACGTCGGGCCGGAAGATGTTGAAGAGCTTCGCCACCACCGTCGCCACGCCGCGGAAGTGCCCCGGCCGACTCGCGCCATCCAGCGGCTTCTGCACCTCCGTCACCTCGACATGGGTCTGAAACCCCTGCGGATAGACGTCGGCCGGCTGCGGCGCGTACACGAACTGCACGCCCGCAGAGCCGCACTTGGCCAGGTCACCCGACAGGTCCCGCGGGTAGCGCGAGAGATCCTCGTTCGGGCCGAACTGCGTCGGATTCACGAAGATGCTCGCGGCGACAACATCCGCGCGCTCGCCGCCCTCGCGCATCAGCGAGAGGTGGCCCTCGTGCAGAAAGCCCATGGTGGGCACGAGCGCCAGCTTCTTGCCGGCGCGGCGCAGCTCCGCACACCGCGCTTGCACCGCGCGGGCCTCGGCGAGGACCTCAGGATTCATGATCTATCTCGATATGTCGCGATCTAGACAGGCACGCCGTAGACGGGGCCGGCCTTCTCCTCGCCGTCGGCGTCGGTCTTCACCATGCGCACCGGGCCGCCGCGGAAGCTCTGGGCTTCGGTCGGGAAAGCCTGGTTCCGCACCTCGCCGAGGTACGTCTGCACTGCGCCGGTGATCACCTCGTGGAGGTTGGCGTAGCGCTTCACGAACTTGGGCGCGAAGTCCGGGTTCATGCCCAACAGATCGTACGAGACCAGCACCTGGCCGTCGCAGTGGATGCCCGCGCCGATGCCGATGGTCGGAATCGTGAGGCTGTGGGTGATCTGCCGCGCGAGATCGAGCGGGATGCCCTCGAGCACCAGCGAGAAGCAGCCGGCCTGCTCGAGCGCGCGCGCGTCGCGGAGCAGCTGCTGGGCCTGGTCCTGGTCGCGGCCCTGGACCACGTAGCCGCCCATCTTGTGCACGCTCTGCGGCGTGAGGCCGATGTGGCCCATCACCGGGATGCCCGCGCGGACGATCTTCTCGATGACCTCGGCGAACGCTTCGCCGCCCTCGAGCTTCACGCTCTCGGCGCCACCTTCGGCCACCAGGCGGCCGGCGTTCTTCACGGCCTCGTTGCTGCCGGCCTGGTAGCTCATGAAGGGCATGTCGCCCACCACGTGCGCGCGCTTGGCGGCGCGGCTCACGATCCGCGTGTGGTAGACCATCTGGTCCATGGTCACCGGGAGCGTGCTCTTCTCGCCCTGGATGACCATGCCCAGCGAGTCGCCCACCAGGAGCATCTCCACGCCGGCGGCGTCGAAGATGCTGGCGAAGGTGGCGTCGTAGGCGGTGAGCATGCCGATCTTCTGACCGGCCTGCTTCATGCGCTTCAGCGTGTGGATGGTGACCTTGTCCTTCACGGTTCACCTCCTGTGACTGTGGGGCGCCGCCGCATCGGAGCCCGGACACACGAAAGCCCAACTCCGTAGTGGCGAAGTTGGGCTCTCTGGAACCGCGGCATGCGGGCCGCGGGGACTGCCGTCTCCTCTGCCGTGGGTCACCGTCCGTCGCCGGATCGCCGCCCCGTGCTGAGTGAAGCAACTCTAGTGCGCTGCCCTACGTTTTGCCACCCGAGGCCGCGCTCGCCAGCGTGAGGTGTTTGACGCCCTGCGTATGGTTCTCGATCAGGTCCACCACGTGCTCGAGATCCGCGGCGTTGCCCACGTAGTCGAAGTCGGACGTGTTGAGGATCAGGAGCGGCGTGTCGCTGTAGTGGCCGAAGTAGTCGTTGTACGAGCGGCTCACCTGCTCGAGGTAGCCCGGGTCGAACTGGCGCTCGAACTCGCGGCCGCGCTTTTTGATGCGCCCGAGCAGCACGTCCTGGCGCGCCTGCAGGTAGATGACGAGATCCGGCTTGAGCACCCGCGGCGCCAGCGCGTCGTACACGCGCTCGTAGAGGGCGAGCTCGTGCGAGCTCAGCGTGAGCTGCGCGAAGATCTTGTCCTTGGCGAAGAGGTAGTCGCTCACCGTGACCGGCTGGAGCAGGTCCGGCTGGAAGATGTCCTGCTGCTGCTTGTAGCGGCTGAGCAGGAAGAAGAGCTGGGTCTGGAAGGCGTACTTCTCGCGGTCGTCGTAGAAGCTGGAGAGGAACGGATTCTCCTCGACGATCTCGAAGACGGTGCGGGCGCGGTAGCGGGCGGCCAGGGCGTTGACCAACGAGGTCTTGCCGACCCCGATGGGCCCCTCGACCACGATGTAGCGCGGACGATTCACTCGCTGCTCCCAGCCAAGCGCGAAGCCGACGCTTTAAAGCACAGCGATCGCGAACCTGTCTACGGCCCGACCTTCTACTCGGATCAGTGGTGCTTGCCTGCGGGCTTGACGAGCTTCGGCTTCGCCACCGGCTCCGGCCCGATCTCTTGCTCGAGCGCGTCGAGCTCGTCGCGGACCTGGTCGAGATCCGGATCTTTCTCGAGCGCCACGTGCAGCTCGTGCCGCGCGTCGATCTTCTGGCCGAGCTCACCAAGCGCCATGCCCAGGTACGCGTGCGCCTCGCCCTCGTCGAAGCCGCCCGCAATCGACGCGCGCAGCTGCGCGACGGCGTCCTGGTTGAGGTCGTGGTTGTAGAGCCACACGCCGAAGCTGGCTTGCGCCTCGGGCGACGGGTCGGCCTTGTAGCTGGCCTCGCGAACCGTGCGCGCGTCGGCCATGCGGTTCTGGTCCTCGAGGAGATCCACCAGCGTGTCCGCGGCGTCGGTATCCGTGGGCGCCTCGGCGAGCCGCTTGCGCAGCGAGGCCTCGCGGGCGTTGTCGGTGGCGCGCCGCGCGGCCTCGAAGCGATCGCGCACGGCCTTGGCCTTGTCGAGCTGGCCGCGCTCCTCATACTCGCTGGCGAGCCGGACCGCGAGGCCCTGGTCGCTGGGGGAATCCTCGAAGCGGTGCGCGTCGGCGTCGAGCTTGAGGTCCTGGGCGTACTCCTGGTTGCTCTTCACGCGCGTCGAGAGCGCGAACGGCAGCCCCACGGTCCCGAGCACCAGCGCCACCTCGAACACCACGAGGCCGATCATCTTGTTCCGCTTCGACGTCGCCAGCATGGCGCGCTCGTCGGCATCGGCGTCGGTCTGCTGCGCGGCCACGGTGCGCGGGATGACCATCGTCTTGCCGAGCAGATCGGCGAGCGTGCGGTTGTCCGGGTGGCCGAATGCGACGAGGTGTCCTGCCCCGGCGGCCATCAGCAAGAGCGAGCACAGCGCGAAGCCCCAGCCCATGCCGCCGAGCACCGCCGAGAACTGCGCCGCGCCCACCATCGACGCGATCAGGCCGAGCACCACCGCGCCCAAATACGCAGCCGGTCCGTAGCCGCGGCCGATGACTTCGCGGAAGAGCAGGTCCAGAAAATCAGGCGGCGTGCCGTCGCGGCTCACCAGCTCGAGGCCGAAGAGCCGCATGCCCAGCGTGGCTTGAAACGCCGCGAGCGGAACGACGGCATAGCCCAGCACCGCGGCGATGAGCGCCCACACCGGCAGCGACGCCGCGCCCACCCGGAACGGAATCCAGAACAAGAGGAAGCCCAGGCCCACCACGGCGAACGCGTCGAACGCGCCGGCGCCGATGCGCGGCCCGAGGGGCGCGGGAGCGAGGCGGGGCAAGGCTGGCTGGTCGGGATCGTGCTCGCTCATGGTGTCGCTCTGCGAATAGCA is part of the Deltaproteobacteria bacterium genome and harbors:
- a CDS encoding stringent starvation protein B, coding for MSMGTPADKQSSLNGLVQKGVVMLHLDARRPGVRVPDYLKNQEWLRLNFNHAKGRADLVVNDWGVRETLRFNGAWFPVSVPWSAVFAMSQPDQTDQPTIFPEDLPEEMVEAALARLQREGYSLEELEMNRPQALWGEKRKARASQAPAQPAPSEAQATTPNAEPTPGIRRGHLRLVK
- a CDS encoding DUF971 domain-containing protein, whose translation is MSIWDYMKPAAQSVSASDVALDGPRTLLVTWSDGSRTPLPARLLRQQCPCAACVDEWTHQRTLKPETVPADISIQELRPTGNYAVQLAFSDGHSTGIFTWVYLRELTAKSVLGT
- the panB gene encoding 3-methyl-2-oxobutanoate hydroxymethyltransferase → MKDKVTIHTLKRMKQAGQKIGMLTAYDATFASIFDAAGVEMLLVGDSLGMVIQGEKSTLPVTMDQMVYHTRIVSRAAKRAHVVGDMPFMSYQAGSNEAVKNAGRLVAEGGAESVKLEGGEAFAEVIEKIVRAGIPVMGHIGLTPQSVHKMGGYVVQGRDQDQAQQLLRDARALEQAGCFSLVLEGIPLDLARQITHSLTIPTIGIGAGIHCDGQVLVSYDLLGMNPDFAPKFVKRYANLHEVITGAVQTYLGEVRNQAFPTEAQSFRGGPVRMVKTDADGEEKAGPVYGVPV
- a CDS encoding pantoate--beta-alanine ligase, whose product is MNPEVLAEARAVQARCAELRRAGKKLALVPTMGFLHEGHLSLMREGGERADVVAASIFVNPTQFGPNEDLSRYPRDLSGDLAKCGSAGVQFVYAPQPADVYPQGFQTHVEVTEVQKPLDGASRPGHFRGVATVVAKLFNIFRPDVALFGEKDFQQLRVLQRLNHDLNFGIDVVGMPIIREADGLAMSSRNSYLTADERQRALALSKGIFAARDACTKGERDVAKLLERVRVELRAADAREDYVQLVDSQSLEALTRVDGPARLLVAAFVGKTRLIDNVAIG
- a CDS encoding RDD family protein, whose amino-acid sequence is MSEHDPDQPALPRLAPAPLGPRIGAGAFDAFAVVGLGFLLFWIPFRVGAASLPVWALIAAVLGYAVVPLAAFQATLGMRLFGLELVSRDGTPPDFLDLLFREVIGRGYGPAAYLGAVVLGLIASMVGAAQFSAVLGGMGWGFALCSLLLMAAGAGHLVAFGHPDNRTLADLLGKTMVIPRTVAAQQTDADADERAMLATSKRNKMIGLVVFEVALVLGTVGLPFALSTRVKSNQEYAQDLKLDADAHRFEDSPSDQGLAVRLASEYEERGQLDKAKAVRDRFEAARRATDNAREASLRKRLAEAPTDTDAADTLVDLLEDQNRMADARTVREASYKADPSPEAQASFGVWLYNHDLNQDAVAQLRASIAGGFDEGEAHAYLGMALGELGQKIDARHELHVALEKDPDLDQVRDELDALEQEIGPEPVAKPKLVKPAGKHH
- a CDS encoding deoxynucleoside kinase, whose translation is MNRPRYIVVEGPIGVGKTSLVNALAARYRARTVFEIVEENPFLSSFYDDREKYAFQTQLFFLLSRYKQQQDIFQPDLLQPVTVSDYLFAKDKIFAQLTLSSHELALYERVYDALAPRVLKPDLVIYLQARQDVLLGRIKKRGREFERQFDPGYLEQVSRSYNDYFGHYSDTPLLILNTSDFDYVGNAADLEHVVDLIENHTQGVKHLTLASAASGGKT
- the smpB gene encoding SsrA-binding protein SmpB → MAGKHAPQPEKKSDHIKVIAQNRRARFDFSIEEKLEAGLELRGSEVKALREGNAVLSDAYGVPKGTELFLINCKITPYSHAGAYGHTDAVRSRKLLLHRSELDHLAAKITKGGYTLIPLSLYFKNGRAKVELALCKGKTHEDRRQDIKAREHARDIERGMRPRRK